A window of the Lagenorhynchus albirostris chromosome 1, mLagAlb1.1, whole genome shotgun sequence genome harbors these coding sequences:
- the DEGS2 gene encoding sphingolipid delta(4)-desaturase/C4-monooxygenase DES2 isoform X1: MGNSAGRSDFEWVYTDQPHTQRRKEMLAKYPAIKALMRPDPHLKWLVLGLVLAQLLACWLVRGLAWRWLLFWAYAFGGCVNHALTLAIHDISHNTAFGTGHPAHNRWFAIFANLPLGVPYASSFKKYHVDHHRYLGGDGLDVDVPTRLEGWLFCTPARKLLWLALQPFFYSLRPLCVHPKAMTRMEVFNALVQLAANATIFTLWGPKPMVYLLASSLLGLGLHPISGHFVAEHYMFLKGHETYSYYGPLNWITFNVGYHMEHHDFPSIPGCNLPLVRKIAPEYYDHLPQHYSWVKVLWDFVSEDSLGPYARVKRVCKLAKDGL; encoded by the exons CCAAGTACCCGGCCATCAAGGCCCTGATGCGGCCGGACCCTCACCTCAAGTGGCTGGTGCTGGGGCTGGTGCTGGCGCAGCTGCTGGCCTGCTGGCTGGTGCGGGGCCTGGCGTGGCGCTGGCTGCTCTTCTGGGCCTACGCCTTCGGGGGCTGCGTGAACCACGCGCTGACGCTGGCCATCCACGACATCTCGCACAACACGGCCTTCGGCACTGGCCACCCCGCCCACAACCGCTGGTTCGCCATCTTCGCCAACCTGCCCTTGGGTGTGCCCTACGCCTCCTCCTTCAAGAAGTACCACGTGGATCACCACCGCTACCTGGGCGGCGACGGGCTGGACGTGGACGTGCCCACGCGCCTCGAGGGCTGGCTCTTCTGCACGCCGGCCCGCAAGCTGCTCTGGCTGGCGCTGCAGCCCTTCTTCTACTCGCTGCGGCCGCTCTGCGTGCACCCCAAGGCCATGACCCGCATGGAGGTGTTCAACGCCCTGGTGCAGCTGGCGGCCAACGCCACCATCTTCACCCTCTGGGGGCCCAAGCCCATGGTCTACCTGCTGGCCAGCTCcctgctgggcctgggcctgcaCCCCATCTCGGGCCACTTCGTGGCTGAGCACTACATGTTCCTCAAGGGCCACGAGACCTACTCCTACTACGGGCCCCTCAACTGGATCACCTTCAACGTGGGCTACCACATGGAACACCACGACTTCCCCAGCATCCCGGGCTGCAACCTGCCCCTG GTGCGGAAGATCGCGCCCGAGTACTACGACCACCTGCCCCAGCACTACTCGTGGGTGAAGGTGCTCTGGGACTTTGTGTCCGAGGACTCCCTGGGGCCCTACGCCAGGGTGAAGCGGGTGTGCAAGCTGGCGAAGGACGGCCTGTGA
- the DEGS2 gene encoding sphingolipid delta(4)-desaturase/C4-monooxygenase DES2 isoform X2, translated as MRPDPHLKWLVLGLVLAQLLACWLVRGLAWRWLLFWAYAFGGCVNHALTLAIHDISHNTAFGTGHPAHNRWFAIFANLPLGVPYASSFKKYHVDHHRYLGGDGLDVDVPTRLEGWLFCTPARKLLWLALQPFFYSLRPLCVHPKAMTRMEVFNALVQLAANATIFTLWGPKPMVYLLASSLLGLGLHPISGHFVAEHYMFLKGHETYSYYGPLNWITFNVGYHMEHHDFPSIPGCNLPLVRKIAPEYYDHLPQHYSWVKVLWDFVSEDSLGPYARVKRVCKLAKDGL; from the exons ATGCGGCCGGACCCTCACCTCAAGTGGCTGGTGCTGGGGCTGGTGCTGGCGCAGCTGCTGGCCTGCTGGCTGGTGCGGGGCCTGGCGTGGCGCTGGCTGCTCTTCTGGGCCTACGCCTTCGGGGGCTGCGTGAACCACGCGCTGACGCTGGCCATCCACGACATCTCGCACAACACGGCCTTCGGCACTGGCCACCCCGCCCACAACCGCTGGTTCGCCATCTTCGCCAACCTGCCCTTGGGTGTGCCCTACGCCTCCTCCTTCAAGAAGTACCACGTGGATCACCACCGCTACCTGGGCGGCGACGGGCTGGACGTGGACGTGCCCACGCGCCTCGAGGGCTGGCTCTTCTGCACGCCGGCCCGCAAGCTGCTCTGGCTGGCGCTGCAGCCCTTCTTCTACTCGCTGCGGCCGCTCTGCGTGCACCCCAAGGCCATGACCCGCATGGAGGTGTTCAACGCCCTGGTGCAGCTGGCGGCCAACGCCACCATCTTCACCCTCTGGGGGCCCAAGCCCATGGTCTACCTGCTGGCCAGCTCcctgctgggcctgggcctgcaCCCCATCTCGGGCCACTTCGTGGCTGAGCACTACATGTTCCTCAAGGGCCACGAGACCTACTCCTACTACGGGCCCCTCAACTGGATCACCTTCAACGTGGGCTACCACATGGAACACCACGACTTCCCCAGCATCCCGGGCTGCAACCTGCCCCTG GTGCGGAAGATCGCGCCCGAGTACTACGACCACCTGCCCCAGCACTACTCGTGGGTGAAGGTGCTCTGGGACTTTGTGTCCGAGGACTCCCTGGGGCCCTACGCCAGGGTGAAGCGGGTGTGCAAGCTGGCGAAGGACGGCCTGTGA